The Bubalus bubalis isolate 160015118507 breed Murrah chromosome 1, NDDB_SH_1, whole genome shotgun sequence genome includes a region encoding these proteins:
- the IDO1 gene encoding indoleamine 2,3-dioxygenase 1 — MAADMSSPVENPWTIFKEYHIDEDVGFALPHPLEDLPHPYDAWISIARNLPELIKNNQLRVEVEKLAMLNIDGLRGHRAQRLAHLVLGYITMAYVWGRGDGDIRKVLPSNIAVPYCTLSEKLGLPPILLYADCVLANWKKKDPNGPMTYENMDILFSFPGGDCGKGFFLVSLLVEIAAASAIKVIPSIFDAVQRKDSDTLQKALLEISSSLQEALEAFSQIHKYVDPNLFFNVLRIYLSGWKGNRLLPEGLLYEGVWDTPKKFAGGSAAQSSIFQCFDVLLGIQHTVGGVPSDSAAEFLQEMRTYMPPAHQSFLLSLKSKPSVREFVLSEGNATLQEIYNKCVQAMVFLRNYHLQIVAKYILIPASQQPQVEGNSEEENRGTGGTNIMEFLKTVRSKTQNCLLKEE; from the exons ATGGCAGCTGACATGTCATCTCCTGTGGAAAATCCATGGACCATCTTTAAGGAATACCACATTGATGAAGACGTGGGCTTTGCTCTGCCACATCCACTG GAGGACCTACCTCATCCTTATGATGCCTGGATCTCTATTGCTAGAAATCTGCCTGAACTGATCAAGAACAACCAACTACGTGTGGAAGTTGAGAag TTAGCAATGCTCAACATTGATGGCCTCCGAGGCCACAGGGCACAGCGCCTGGCACACTTGGTTCTGGGATACATCACGATGGCGTATGTGTGGGGTCGAGGCGATGGAGACATCCGAAAG GTCTTGCCAAGTAATATCGCTGTTCCTTACTGCACACTGTCTGAGAAGCTGGGACTGCCTCCTATTCTACTTTATGCAGATTGTGTCTTggcaaactggaagaaaaaggaTCCCAATGG GCCTATGACTTATGA GAACATGGACATTCTGTTCTCATTTCCTGGTGGGGACTGCGGCAAAGGcttctttctggtttctctgttGGTGGAAATAGCAGCTGCCTCTGCAATCAAA gtgatcCCCAGTATATTTGATGCAGTACAACGTAAAGACTCAGATACTTTGCAGAAAGCACTGCTTGAAATATCTTCCAGCCTGCAAGAAGCCCTGGAAGCGTTTTCCCAAATTCATA aatatGTGGACCCAAACCTATTTTTCAATGTTCTTCGAATATACTTGTCTGG TTGGAAAGGCAACCGCTTGCTGCCAGAGGGTCTGCTGTATGAAGGCGTCTGGGACACCCCAAAGAAGTTTGCCGGAGGCAGCGCAGCCCAAAGCAGCATCTTTCAGTGCTTTGATGTTCTCCTGGGCATTCAGCACACTGTTGGTGGAG TCCCTTCAGACTCTGCTGCTGAATTTCTCCAGGAGATGAGAACATACATGCCACCAGCTCACCAGAGCTTTCTCCTCTCATTAAAGTCAAAGCCCTCGGTCCGTGAGTTTGTTCTTTCAGAAGGCAATGCTACCCTGCAGGAAATTTACAATAAGTGCGTGCAAGCTATGGTCTTCTTGAGAAACTACCATTTGCAAATAGTAGCTAAATACATCTTGATTCCTGCAAGCCAGCAACCCCAGGTGGAAGGAAACTCGgaagaagaaaatagaggaaCTGGAGGCACCAATATCATGGAGTTTCTGAAGACTGTAAGAAGTAAAACTCAGAACTGCCTGCTGAAGGAAGAATAA